Proteins encoded within one genomic window of Trichoderma asperellum chromosome 2, complete sequence:
- the GND1 gene encoding phosphogluconate dehydrogenase (decarboxylating) gnd1, variant 2 (BUSCO:EOG092D1MNK), which translates to MSGPVARLANIKLGGATQPDSSSSPAEASGNANIVPSADLGLIGLAVMGQNLILNMADNGFTVCAYNRTVSKVDAFLENEAKGKSVVGAHNDKEFIASLKSPRRVMLLVQAGKAVDEWIERLLPLLEKGDIIIDGGNSHFPDSNRRTKELSAKGIRFVGSGVSGGEEGARFGPSLMPGGNEEAWPYIKDIFQAISAKSDGEACCEWVGDEGAGHYVKMVHNGIEYGDMQLICEAYDIMKRGLGLSSKEIGDVFAQWNKGVLDSFLIEITRDILYFNDDDGTALVEKILDKAGQKGTGKWTAINALDLGMPVTLIAEAVLARCLSGIKDERSEASTKLRYVSRGSGKFEGDKKQFLEDLEQALYASKIISYAQGFMLMQEAAREFNWKLNKPSIALMWRGGCIIRSVFLKDITSAYRNEPDLKNLLFDNFFNEAIHKAQPGWRAVVSQAAELGIPTPAFSTALSWFDGYRTKDLPANLLQAQRDYFGAHTFHIKPEFASEKYQTGKDIHVNWTGRGGNVSASTYQA; encoded by the exons ATGTCTGGCCCTGT CGCTCGCCTCGCCAACATCAAGCTTGGCGGTGCCACGCAACCtgattcctcctcttctccagccgAAGCTTCAGGAAATGCTAACATTGTACCAAGCGCGGATCTGGGCCTTATCGGCCTTGCTGTCAT GGGACAGAACTTGATTCTCAACATGGCTGACAACGGCTTCACCGTCTGCGCTTACAACCGAACCGTTTCCAAGGTCGATGCCTTCCTCGAGAACGAGGCCAAGGGCAAGTCCGTTGTCGGCGCCCACAACGACAAGGAGttcatcgccagcctcaAGTCCCCCCGCCGTGTCATGCTCCTCGTCCAGGCCGGAAAGGCCGTTGACGAGTGGATTGAGAGACTCCTGCCCCTCCTTGAGAAGGGAGACATCATCATTGACGGTGGTAACTCTCACTTCCCCGACTCCAACCGCCGCACCAAGGAGCTGAGCGCCAAGGGCATCCGATTTGTCGGCTCCGGTGTTTCCGGAGGTGAGGAGGGTGCCCGATTCGGCCCCTCTCTGATGCCCGGTGGTAACGAGGAGGCTTGGCCATACATCAAGGATATCTTCCAGGCCATTTCTGCCAAGAGCGATGGCGAGGCCTGCTGTGAGTGGGTCGGCGACGAAGGTGCTGGTCACTACGTCAAGATGGTCCACAACGGTATTGAGTACGGTGACATGCAGCTCATTTGCGAG GCCTACGACATCATGAAGCGTGGTCTCGGACTCTCCAGCAAGGAGATTGGTGACGTCTTCGCTCAGTGGAACAAGGGCGTTCTCGACTCTTTCCTGATTGAGATCACTCGTGATATCCTCTACttcaacgacgacgacggcactGCCCTCGTTGAGAAGATTCTCGACAAGGCTGGCCAGAAGGGTACCGGAAAGTGGACTGCCATCAACGCTCTCGACCTTGGTATGCCTGTTACCCTGATTGCCGAGGCTGTCTTGGCTCGATGCTTGTCTGGAATCAAGGATGAGCGTTCTGAGGCCTCCACCAAGCTCCGATATGTTTCCCGTGGCAGCGGCAAGTTTGAGGGTGACAAGAAGCAGTTCCTGGAGGACCTCGAGCAGGCTCTGTACGCTTCCAAGATCATCTCATACGCCCAGGGCTTCATGCTCATGCAGGAG GCTGCCCGTGAGTTCAACTGGAAGCTCAACAAGCCTTCCATCGCCCTCATGTGGCGTGGTGGCTGCATTATCCGATCCGTTTTCCTCAAGGACATCACCTCTGCTTACCGCAACGAGCCTGACCTGAAGAACCTGCTCTTCGACAACTTCTTCAACGAGGCCATCCACAAGGCCCAGCCTGGCTGGAGAGCCGTCGTTTCCcaggctgctgagcttggTATCCCCACTCCTGCCTTCTCCACTGCTCTGTCCTGGTTCGATGGATACCGCACCAAGGATCTGCCCGCCAACCTGCTGCAGGCTCAGCGTGACTACTTCGGTGCTCACACCTTCCACATCAAGCCTGAGTTTGCTTCAGAGAAGTACCAGACTGGCAAGGACATTCACGTCAACTGGACCGGCCGCGGTGGTAACGTCTCTGCCTCAACATACCAGGCATAA
- the GND1 gene encoding phosphogluconate dehydrogenase (decarboxylating) gnd1, variant 3 (BUSCO:EOG092D1MNK), with product MGQNLILNMADNGFTVCAYNRTVSKVDAFLENEAKGKSVVGAHNDKEFIASLKSPRRVMLLVQAGKAVDEWIERLLPLLEKGDIIIDGGNSHFPDSNRRTKELSAKGIRFVGSGVSGGEEGARFGPSLMPGGNEEAWPYIKDIFQAISAKSDGEACCEWVGDEGAGHYVKMVHNGIEYGDMQLICEAYDIMKRGLGLSSKEIGDVFAQWNKGVLDSFLIEITRDILYFNDDDGTALVEKILDKAGQKGTGKWTAINALDLGMPVTLIAEAVLARCLSGIKDERSEASTKLRYVSRGSGKFEGDKKQFLEDLEQALYASKIISYAQGFMLMQEAAREFNWKLNKPSIALMWRGGCIIRSVFLKDITSAYRNEPDLKNLLFDNFFNEAIHKAQPGWRAVVSQAAELGIPTPAFSTALSWFDGYRTKDLPANLLQAQRDYFGAHTFHIKPEFASEKYQTGKDIHVNWTGRGGNVSASTYQA from the exons AT GGGACAGAACTTGATTCTCAACATGGCTGACAACGGCTTCACCGTCTGCGCTTACAACCGAACCGTTTCCAAGGTCGATGCCTTCCTCGAGAACGAGGCCAAGGGCAAGTCCGTTGTCGGCGCCCACAACGACAAGGAGttcatcgccagcctcaAGTCCCCCCGCCGTGTCATGCTCCTCGTCCAGGCCGGAAAGGCCGTTGACGAGTGGATTGAGAGACTCCTGCCCCTCCTTGAGAAGGGAGACATCATCATTGACGGTGGTAACTCTCACTTCCCCGACTCCAACCGCCGCACCAAGGAGCTGAGCGCCAAGGGCATCCGATTTGTCGGCTCCGGTGTTTCCGGAGGTGAGGAGGGTGCCCGATTCGGCCCCTCTCTGATGCCCGGTGGTAACGAGGAGGCTTGGCCATACATCAAGGATATCTTCCAGGCCATTTCTGCCAAGAGCGATGGCGAGGCCTGCTGTGAGTGGGTCGGCGACGAAGGTGCTGGTCACTACGTCAAGATGGTCCACAACGGTATTGAGTACGGTGACATGCAGCTCATTTGCGAG GCCTACGACATCATGAAGCGTGGTCTCGGACTCTCCAGCAAGGAGATTGGTGACGTCTTCGCTCAGTGGAACAAGGGCGTTCTCGACTCTTTCCTGATTGAGATCACTCGTGATATCCTCTACttcaacgacgacgacggcactGCCCTCGTTGAGAAGATTCTCGACAAGGCTGGCCAGAAGGGTACCGGAAAGTGGACTGCCATCAACGCTCTCGACCTTGGTATGCCTGTTACCCTGATTGCCGAGGCTGTCTTGGCTCGATGCTTGTCTGGAATCAAGGATGAGCGTTCTGAGGCCTCCACCAAGCTCCGATATGTTTCCCGTGGCAGCGGCAAGTTTGAGGGTGACAAGAAGCAGTTCCTGGAGGACCTCGAGCAGGCTCTGTACGCTTCCAAGATCATCTCATACGCCCAGGGCTTCATGCTCATGCAGGAG GCTGCCCGTGAGTTCAACTGGAAGCTCAACAAGCCTTCCATCGCCCTCATGTGGCGTGGTGGCTGCATTATCCGATCCGTTTTCCTCAAGGACATCACCTCTGCTTACCGCAACGAGCCTGACCTGAAGAACCTGCTCTTCGACAACTTCTTCAACGAGGCCATCCACAAGGCCCAGCCTGGCTGGAGAGCCGTCGTTTCCcaggctgctgagcttggTATCCCCACTCCTGCCTTCTCCACTGCTCTGTCCTGGTTCGATGGATACCGCACCAAGGATCTGCCCGCCAACCTGCTGCAGGCTCAGCGTGACTACTTCGGTGCTCACACCTTCCACATCAAGCCTGAGTTTGCTTCAGAGAAGTACCAGACTGGCAAGGACATTCACGTCAACTGGACCGGCCGCGGTGGTAACGTCTCTGCCTCAACATACCAGGCATAA
- the GND1 gene encoding phosphogluconate dehydrogenase (decarboxylating) gnd1 (BUSCO:EOG092D1MNK) gives MSGPVADLGLIGLAVMGQNLILNMADNGFTVCAYNRTVSKVDAFLENEAKGKSVVGAHNDKEFIASLKSPRRVMLLVQAGKAVDEWIERLLPLLEKGDIIIDGGNSHFPDSNRRTKELSAKGIRFVGSGVSGGEEGARFGPSLMPGGNEEAWPYIKDIFQAISAKSDGEACCEWVGDEGAGHYVKMVHNGIEYGDMQLICEAYDIMKRGLGLSSKEIGDVFAQWNKGVLDSFLIEITRDILYFNDDDGTALVEKILDKAGQKGTGKWTAINALDLGMPVTLIAEAVLARCLSGIKDERSEASTKLRYVSRGSGKFEGDKKQFLEDLEQALYASKIISYAQGFMLMQEAAREFNWKLNKPSIALMWRGGCIIRSVFLKDITSAYRNEPDLKNLLFDNFFNEAIHKAQPGWRAVVSQAAELGIPTPAFSTALSWFDGYRTKDLPANLLQAQRDYFGAHTFHIKPEFASEKYQTGKDIHVNWTGRGGNVSASTYQA, from the exons ATGTCTGGCCCTGT CGCGGATCTGGGCCTTATCGGCCTTGCTGTCAT GGGACAGAACTTGATTCTCAACATGGCTGACAACGGCTTCACCGTCTGCGCTTACAACCGAACCGTTTCCAAGGTCGATGCCTTCCTCGAGAACGAGGCCAAGGGCAAGTCCGTTGTCGGCGCCCACAACGACAAGGAGttcatcgccagcctcaAGTCCCCCCGCCGTGTCATGCTCCTCGTCCAGGCCGGAAAGGCCGTTGACGAGTGGATTGAGAGACTCCTGCCCCTCCTTGAGAAGGGAGACATCATCATTGACGGTGGTAACTCTCACTTCCCCGACTCCAACCGCCGCACCAAGGAGCTGAGCGCCAAGGGCATCCGATTTGTCGGCTCCGGTGTTTCCGGAGGTGAGGAGGGTGCCCGATTCGGCCCCTCTCTGATGCCCGGTGGTAACGAGGAGGCTTGGCCATACATCAAGGATATCTTCCAGGCCATTTCTGCCAAGAGCGATGGCGAGGCCTGCTGTGAGTGGGTCGGCGACGAAGGTGCTGGTCACTACGTCAAGATGGTCCACAACGGTATTGAGTACGGTGACATGCAGCTCATTTGCGAG GCCTACGACATCATGAAGCGTGGTCTCGGACTCTCCAGCAAGGAGATTGGTGACGTCTTCGCTCAGTGGAACAAGGGCGTTCTCGACTCTTTCCTGATTGAGATCACTCGTGATATCCTCTACttcaacgacgacgacggcactGCCCTCGTTGAGAAGATTCTCGACAAGGCTGGCCAGAAGGGTACCGGAAAGTGGACTGCCATCAACGCTCTCGACCTTGGTATGCCTGTTACCCTGATTGCCGAGGCTGTCTTGGCTCGATGCTTGTCTGGAATCAAGGATGAGCGTTCTGAGGCCTCCACCAAGCTCCGATATGTTTCCCGTGGCAGCGGCAAGTTTGAGGGTGACAAGAAGCAGTTCCTGGAGGACCTCGAGCAGGCTCTGTACGCTTCCAAGATCATCTCATACGCCCAGGGCTTCATGCTCATGCAGGAG GCTGCCCGTGAGTTCAACTGGAAGCTCAACAAGCCTTCCATCGCCCTCATGTGGCGTGGTGGCTGCATTATCCGATCCGTTTTCCTCAAGGACATCACCTCTGCTTACCGCAACGAGCCTGACCTGAAGAACCTGCTCTTCGACAACTTCTTCAACGAGGCCATCCACAAGGCCCAGCCTGGCTGGAGAGCCGTCGTTTCCcaggctgctgagcttggTATCCCCACTCCTGCCTTCTCCACTGCTCTGTCCTGGTTCGATGGATACCGCACCAAGGATCTGCCCGCCAACCTGCTGCAGGCTCAGCGTGACTACTTCGGTGCTCACACCTTCCACATCAAGCCTGAGTTTGCTTCAGAGAAGTACCAGACTGGCAAGGACATTCACGTCAACTGGACCGGCCGCGGTGGTAACGTCTCTGCCTCAACATACCAGGCATAA
- a CDS encoding uncharacterized protein (EggNog:ENOG41) — protein sequence MSHPPPPGTNLPARPPASNSRPGFRSSFNPSGQSAAPPSYANANSARASVPSYPAAPAASAAATHYGSSYQSYPSRPPATGVSHSAAAYSYPQQHQQHSAHQQPQSYAYSQPQSYQAQPYQAQSYQAAPRIQNPFPTPSASATIGPSANVSASGTDYDPDMAAQIAQWQSAYAPQTDKDGKPVPAAEYARTEGMDAAAQQPDKTKTVVREGGGKKWTDDTLLEWDPSHLRLFVGNLAGETTDESLLKAFSRWKSVQKARVIRDKRTTKSKGYGFVSFSDADDFFQAAKEMHGKYIQSHPVVVKKANTEIKATNVKNKAHGGKKNYQNNKNNRNNNSNNSNAGGYEPHLGPKPGAGIAKPGQKTKNGLRLLG from the coding sequence ATGTCACATCCTCCACCTCCAGGCACAAACCTTCCCGCGCGACCTCCCGCCAGCAACTCGAGGCCCGGGTTCAGATCGAGCTTCAACCCGTCCGGCCAGTCTGCCGCACCGCCGTCGTACGCGAATGCGAACTCTGCGCGAGCTTCCGTCCCCAGCTATCCAGCCGCCcctgcagcatctgctgcagccacgCACTATGGCTCGTCGTATCAATCTTATCCCAGCCGCCCTCCGGCAACGGGGGTGAGCCACTCTGCGGCGGCATATTCGTATcctcaacagcatcaacagcacAGTGCTCATCAACAGCCGCAAAGCTATGCGTACTCGCAGCCGCAGTCTTACCAGGCACAGCCATACCAGGCCCAGTCGTACCAAGCAGCGCCGCGTATCCAGAACCCGTTCCCTACGCCCAGTGCGAGTGCAACTATAGGTCCGAGTGCAAATGTGAGCGCGAGTGGCACTGATTACGATCCGGACATGGCTGCCCAGATTGCACAATGGCAAAGCGCCTACGCGCCGCAGACCGACAAGGACGGCAAGCCAGTCCCAGCAGCGGAGTATGCAAGGACTGAAGGCATGGATGCGGCCGCACAGCAGCCGGATAAGACCAAGACGGTTGTTCGAGAGGGTGGCGGAAAGAAATGGACGGATGATACATTGCTTGAATGGGATCCTTCCCACCTACGCCTCTTCGTCGGAAACTTGGCGGGAGAGACCACAGATGAGTCCCTTTTGAAGGCCTTTTCGCGATGGAAGTCTGTTCAGAAGGCCAGAGTCATCCGCGACAAGCGAACCACAAAATCCAAAGGCTATGGCTTCGTCAGTTTCAGCGACGCCGACGATTTCTTCCAGGCTGCCAAGGAGATGCACGGCAAATACATCCAGAGTCACCCTGTCGTCGTGAAGAAGGCCAATACCGAGATCAAGGCGACCAATGTCAAGAACAAGGCACACGGAGGCAAGAAGAATTACCAgaacaacaaaaacaatcgaaacaacaacagcaacaactcCAATGCCGGGGGCTATGAGCCGCATCTTGGTCCCAAGCCAGGCGCGGGTATAGCCAAACCAGGCCAGAAGACCAAGAACGGCCTGCGACTCTTG